A window of the Scophthalmus maximus strain ysfricsl-2021 chromosome 8, ASM2237912v1, whole genome shotgun sequence genome harbors these coding sequences:
- the pds5a gene encoding sister chromatid cohesion protein PDS5 homolog A isoform X2, which yields MEFPQQQQQRPAGDVQITYPPGVKEITDRISNDEVVKRLKMVVKTYMDMDQDSEEEKQQYLSLALHLASEFFLRNPNKDVRLLVACCLADIFRIYAPEAPYTSHDKLKDIFLFITRQLKGLEDTKSPQFNRYFYLLENLAWVKSYNICFELEDCNEIFIQLFKTLFSVINNSHNQKVQMHMMDLMSSIIMEGDGVTQELLDTILINLIPAHKNLNKQAYDLAKTLLKRTVQTIETCIANFFNQVLVMGKSSVSDLSEHVFDLIQELFAIDPMLLTSVMPQLEFKLKSNDGEERLAVVRLLAKLFGAKDSELASQNRPLWQCFLGRFNDIHVPVRLECVKFASHCLMNHPDLARDLTEYLKVRSHDPEEAIRHDVIVTIINAGKKDLNLVNDQLLGFVRERTLDKRWRVRKEAMMGLAQLFKKYCLHHEAGKESAQKISWIKDKLLHIYYQNSIDDKLLVEKIFAQYMVPHSLDTEEKMKCLYYLYACLDTNAVKALNEMWKCQNMLRGLVKELLDLHKLPVSEANNTSMFGKLMSIAKNLPDAGKAQDFMKRFNQVLGEDEKLRVQLEMLISPTCSCKQAEICVREITRKLTFPKQPTNPFLEMVKFLLERIAPVHIDSEAISALVKLLNKSIEGTADDDEEGVTPDTAIRSGLELLKVLSFTHPTAFHSAETYESLLQCLKMEDDKVAEAAIQIFRNTGQKIETELQQIKSTLIPVLHQKAKRGTPHQAKQAVHCIHAIFNNKEVQLAQIFEPLSRSLNADVPEQLITPLVSLGHISMLAPDQFASPMKSIVANFIVKDLLMNDRSVGNKNGKLWTTDEEVSPEVLAKVQAIKLLVRWLLGMKNNQSKSANSTLRLLSAMLVSEGDLTEQKKISKSDMSRLRLAAGGAIMKLAQEPCYHDIITPEQFQLCGLVINDECYQVRQIFAQKLHLALVKLLLPLEYLAVFALCAKDPVKERRAHARQCLLKNISVRREFIKQNPLAQEKLVSLLPEYVVPYMIHLLAHDPDFTKPLEYEQLKDIKECLWFMLEVLMTKNENNSHAFLRKMVENIKQTKDAQCPEDTKANEKLYIVCDVALFVIANKSTACHLDSPKDPVLPSKFFLVQDKEFKNDKEYLLAEMRQMLLTGKPKAAPVLGAVNKPLTVPGRRIFTKTTPATDTASNTSNSSPLSSSTINKNSNAAVESSESRVQENNENPMIKNDEGKKDEPSQNVTPDAVTEASPVKRRGRPPKTAATAVAAEKKETAAPTGGGAGRGRKRAADANSNPESVNIKVSKQQQQNDEGTKRQIDLQRWPFVTKERDKERKREPAEDTGRAVGTVVLLLGSEGDTEIELESSSEGREDIERYPVTQGQTSCAARSNTHSQGETKITKRGTASERQGEPNSEETGGPAVKRKVVKRKSRL from the exons ATGGAGttcccgcagcagcagcagcagcgaccgGCGGGGGACGTGCAGATCACCTACCCGCCCGGAGTGAAAGAGATCACGGACAGAATCAGCAACGACGAGGTGGTCAAACGGTTGAAG ATGGTGGTGAAGACCTACATGGACATGGATCAAGACTCGgaagaggagaagcagcagtATCTCAGCCTGGCGCTCCATCTTGCCTCAGAGTTCTTCCTTAGGAACCCAAATAAAGATGTACGGCTACTGGTGGCTTGTTGTTTGGCTGACATCTTCAGGATCTATGCTCCTGAGGCTCCCTACACCTCCCACGACAAACTCAAG GACATCTTCCTGTTCATCACCAGACAGTTGAAGGGGCTAGAAGACACCAAGAGTCCTCAGTTCAACAGATACTTCTACCTGCTGGAA AACCTGGCATGGGTGAAGTCATACAACATATGTTTTGAGCTGGAGGACTGCAACGAGATCTTCATCCAGCTTTTCAAAACACTCTTCTCTGTCATCAA TAACAGCCATAACCAGAAAGTTCAGATGCACATGATGGATCTGATGAGTTCTATCATCATGGAGGGGGACGGAGTCACACAGGAGCTGCTGGATACCATCCTCATTAACCTCATCCCTGCACACAAG AATTTGAACAAGCAAGCATACGACCTTGCAAAGACTCTGCTTAAGAGGACTGTCCAGACCATAGAGACATGCATCGCAAAC tTCTTTAATCAGGTTTTAGTGATGGGCAAGTCATCAGTGAGTGACCTATCAGAGCACGTCTTTGACCTAATCCAGGAACTGTTTGCCATCGACCCAATGCTTCTTACTTCTGTCATGCCACAGCTTGAATTCAAACTTAag AGCAATGATGGCGAGGAGCGTCTCGCTGTTGTACGGTTGCTAGCGAAGTTGTTTGGGGCCAAAGACTCAGAGCTTGCCTCTCAGAACAGACCACTGTGGCAGTGCTTCTTAGGACG CTTCAACGACATCCACGTTCCAGTGAGGCTAGAGTGTGTGAAGTTTGCCAGCCACTGCCTCATGAACCACCCAGACCTGGCCAGAGACCTGACAG AGTACTTAAAGGTGCGTTCCCATGACCCAGAGGAAGCCATCCGTCATGATGTCATTGTCACTATCATCAATGCTGGAAAGAAAGACCTCAACTTGGTCAATGACCAGCTGTTGGGCTTCGTACGTGAAAGGACTTTGGACAAGAGG TGGCGTGTGCGTAAGGAGGCCATGATGGGCCTGGCTCAGCTTTTTAAGAAATATTGTCTTCACCATGAGGCCGGGAAGGAGTCTGCCCAGAAGATCAGCTGGATCAAAGACAAGCTGCTGCACATATATTATCAGAACAGCATTGATGACAA ATTATTAGTAGAGAAGATCTTTGCCCAGTACATGGTCCCTCACAGTCttgacacagaggagaagatgaagtgTCTCTACTACCTGTATGCCTGCCTGGACACAAATGCTGTCAA ggctCTGAATGAGATGTGGAAGTGTCAGAATATGCTCAGAGGCCTTGTCAAAGAGCTGCTTGACCTTCACAAGCTGCCTGTg TCTGAAGCTAATAACACATCCATGTTTGGGAAGCTGATGAGTATTGCTA AGAACCTGCCAGATGCAGGAAAGGCCCAGGACTTCATGAAGAGGTTCAACCAGGTTCTTGGTGAGGACGAGAAGCTCCGAGTCCAGCTGGAGATGCTCATCAGCCCGACCTGCTCCTGCAAACAGGCTGAGATCTGTGTG AGGGAGATCACTCGGAAGCTGACGTTCCCCAAACAGCCCACCAACCCCTTCCTGGAGATGGTCAAGTTCCTGTTGGAGCGCATCGCTCCTGTCCACATTGACTCTGAGGCAATCAg TGCTCTGGTGAAGCTGCTTAATAAATCCATTGAAGGCACAGCtgacgatgatgaggagggCGTTACCCCTGACACAGCCATCCGCTCGGGCCTGGAGCTACTGAAG GTCCTATCATTTACCCACCCCACAGCGTTCCACTCAGCAGAGACCTACGAGTCTCTGCTCCAGTGTTTGAAGATGGAGGATGACAAGGTGGCAGAGGCGGCGATACAGATTTTCAGAAACACTGGGCAAAAGATTGAGACAGAGTTACAACAGATCAAATC GACGCTGATTCCCGTCCTGCACCAGAAGGCTAAGCGGGGCACACCTCATCAGGCCAAGCAGGCAGTCCACTGTATCCATGCCATCTTCAACAACAAGGAAGTGCAGCTGGCACAGATTTTTGAG CCTCTGTCACGTAGTTTGAACGCAGACGTCCCAGAACAGCTCATCACCCCCCTTGTGTCATTGGGCCACATCTCCATGCTGGCCCCGGATCAGTTTGCTTCACCAATGAAGTCCATCGTGGCGAACTTCATCGTGAAGGACTTGCTCATGAATGACAGA TCGGTGGGAAACAAGAATGGCAAACTTTGGACCACTGATGAGGAAGTCTCACCTGAAGTTCTAGCAAAG GTGCAAGCCATCAAGCTGCTGGTGCGTTGGTTATTAGGAATGAAGAACAACCAATCCAAGTCGGCAAACTCCACCCTGCGCCTGCTGTCAGCCATGTTGGTCAGCGAGGGAGACCTCACGGAGCAGAAGAAGATCAG TAAATCAGACATGTCTCGCCTGAGGCTGGCCGCAGGTGGAGCCATTATGAAGTTGGCCCAGGAGCCTTGTTACCACGACATCATCACACCTGAACAATTTCAGCTCTGCGGCCTTGTTATCAAT GACGAGTGCTACCAGGTTCGTCAGATCTTTGCTCAGAAGTTGCACCTGGCTCTTGTCAAACTGCTACTGCCCCTTGAGTACTTGGCTGTCTTTGCCCTGTGTGCCAAGGACCCGGTAAAAGAGCGGCGTGCCCACGCCCGACAGTGCCTCCTCAAAAACATCTCCGTCCGCAGAGAGTTCATCAAACAAAACCCGCTCGCTCAGG AAAAACTTGTCTCCCTCCTTCCCGAGTATGTCGTTCCCTATATGATCCACCTGCTGGCCCATGACCCAGACTTCACAAAACCACTTGAATATGAACAGCTCAAAGACATCAAAGA ATGCCTGTGGTTCATGCTGGAAGTGCTGATGACCAAGAATGAGAACAACAGTCATGCCTTTCTTCGGAAGATGGTGGAGAACATCAAACAGACCAAGGATGCACAGTGTCCTGAAGATACAAAGGCCaatgag AAGCTGTATATTGTCTGTGATGTTGCTCTCTTTGTCATCGCCAACAAGAGCACTGCATGTCACCTGGACTCTCCCAAAGACCCCGTCTTACCTTCCAAGTTCTTCCTCGTACAAGACAAG GAGTTCAAAAACGATAAAGAGTACCTGTTGGCAGAGATGAGACAAATGCTGCTCACTGGGAAG CCCAAAGCTGCTCCGGTGTTGGGAGCTGTGAACAAACCTCTGACGGTACCAGGGAGACGGATCTTTACCAAGACCACGCCGGCCACGGACACGGCCAGTAATACCAGCAACTCATCTCCGCTGAGCTCCTCAACCATCAACAAGAACAG CAACGCTGCTGTCGAGTCATCAGAGAGCCGAGTACAGGAAAACAATGAGAACCCGATGATCAAAAATGACGAGGGAAAGAAG GACGAGCCGAGTCAAAATGTGACCCCTGACGCCGTGACGGAAGCGTCGCCCGTCAAACGACGTGGCCGCCCGCCTAAAACAGCCGCCACTGCTGTAGCggctgaaaaaaaggaaacggcaGCACCGACAGGCGGCGGAGCTGgtagaggcaggaagagagcaGCTGATGCCAACTCCAACCCAGAGTCGGTCAACATCAAGGTGtcaaaacagcagcaacagaacgATGAAGGGACAAAGAGACAGATCGACTTACAGAg GTGGCCATTCGTGACcaaggagagagataaagagagaaagagagagccgGCAGAGGACACAGGGAGAGCTGTAGGGACagtcgtcctcctcctgggcAGCGAGGGGGACACTGAGATAGAGCTGGAGTCCAGCTCAGAGGGTAGGGAGGACATAGAGAGATACCCCGTCACACAGGGACAAACCAGCTGTGCTGCCAGGTCCAACACACACAGCCAGGGAGAGACCAAGATCACAAAGAGGGGAACTGCTTCTGAAAGGCAGGGAGAGCCCAACAGTGAAGAGACAGGCGGACCGGCA GTAAAGAGAAAAGTGGTGAAGAGGAAATCAAGACTGTAG
- the pds5a gene encoding sister chromatid cohesion protein PDS5 homolog A isoform X1 — MEFPQQQQQRPAGDVQITYPPGVKEITDRISNDEVVKRLKMVVKTYMDMDQDSEEEKQQYLSLALHLASEFFLRNPNKDVRLLVACCLADIFRIYAPEAPYTSHDKLKDIFLFITRQLKGLEDTKSPQFNRYFYLLENLAWVKSYNICFELEDCNEIFIQLFKTLFSVINNSHNQKVQMHMMDLMSSIIMEGDGVTQELLDTILINLIPAHKNLNKQAYDLAKTLLKRTVQTIETCIANFFNQVLVMGKSSVSDLSEHVFDLIQELFAIDPMLLTSVMPQLEFKLKSNDGEERLAVVRLLAKLFGAKDSELASQNRPLWQCFLGRFNDIHVPVRLECVKFASHCLMNHPDLARDLTEYLKVRSHDPEEAIRHDVIVTIINAGKKDLNLVNDQLLGFVRERTLDKRWRVRKEAMMGLAQLFKKYCLHHEAGKESAQKISWIKDKLLHIYYQNSIDDKLLVEKIFAQYMVPHSLDTEEKMKCLYYLYACLDTNAVKALNEMWKCQNMLRGLVKELLDLHKLPVSEANNTSMFGKLMSIAKNLPDAGKAQDFMKRFNQVLGEDEKLRVQLEMLISPTCSCKQAEICVREITRKLTFPKQPTNPFLEMVKFLLERIAPVHIDSEAISALVKLLNKSIEGTADDDEEGVTPDTAIRSGLELLKVLSFTHPTAFHSAETYESLLQCLKMEDDKVAEAAIQIFRNTGQKIETELQQIKSTLIPVLHQKAKRGTPHQAKQAVHCIHAIFNNKEVQLAQIFEPLSRSLNADVPEQLITPLVSLGHISMLAPDQFASPMKSIVANFIVKDLLMNDRSVGNKNGKLWTTDEEVSPEVLAKVQAIKLLVRWLLGMKNNQSKSANSTLRLLSAMLVSEGDLTEQKKISKSDMSRLRLAAGGAIMKLAQEPCYHDIITPEQFQLCGLVINDECYQVRQIFAQKLHLALVKLLLPLEYLAVFALCAKDPVKERRAHARQCLLKNISVRREFIKQNPLAQEKLVSLLPEYVVPYMIHLLAHDPDFTKPLEYEQLKDIKECLWFMLEVLMTKNENNSHAFLRKMVENIKQTKDAQCPEDTKANEKLYIVCDVALFVIANKSTACHLDSPKDPVLPSKFFLVQDKEFKNDKEYLLAEMRQMLLTGKPKAAPVLGAVNKPLTVPGRRIFTKTTPATDTASNTSNSSPLSSSTINKNSNAAVESSESRVQENNENPMIKNDEGKKDEPSQNVTPDAVTEASPVKRRGRPPKTAATAVAAEKKETAAPTGGGAGRGRKRAADANSNPESVNIKVSKQQQQNDEGTKRQIDLQSRWPFVTKERDKERKREPAEDTGRAVGTVVLLLGSEGDTEIELESSSEGREDIERYPVTQGQTSCAARSNTHSQGETKITKRGTASERQGEPNSEETGGPAVKRKVVKRKSRL; from the exons ATGGAGttcccgcagcagcagcagcagcgaccgGCGGGGGACGTGCAGATCACCTACCCGCCCGGAGTGAAAGAGATCACGGACAGAATCAGCAACGACGAGGTGGTCAAACGGTTGAAG ATGGTGGTGAAGACCTACATGGACATGGATCAAGACTCGgaagaggagaagcagcagtATCTCAGCCTGGCGCTCCATCTTGCCTCAGAGTTCTTCCTTAGGAACCCAAATAAAGATGTACGGCTACTGGTGGCTTGTTGTTTGGCTGACATCTTCAGGATCTATGCTCCTGAGGCTCCCTACACCTCCCACGACAAACTCAAG GACATCTTCCTGTTCATCACCAGACAGTTGAAGGGGCTAGAAGACACCAAGAGTCCTCAGTTCAACAGATACTTCTACCTGCTGGAA AACCTGGCATGGGTGAAGTCATACAACATATGTTTTGAGCTGGAGGACTGCAACGAGATCTTCATCCAGCTTTTCAAAACACTCTTCTCTGTCATCAA TAACAGCCATAACCAGAAAGTTCAGATGCACATGATGGATCTGATGAGTTCTATCATCATGGAGGGGGACGGAGTCACACAGGAGCTGCTGGATACCATCCTCATTAACCTCATCCCTGCACACAAG AATTTGAACAAGCAAGCATACGACCTTGCAAAGACTCTGCTTAAGAGGACTGTCCAGACCATAGAGACATGCATCGCAAAC tTCTTTAATCAGGTTTTAGTGATGGGCAAGTCATCAGTGAGTGACCTATCAGAGCACGTCTTTGACCTAATCCAGGAACTGTTTGCCATCGACCCAATGCTTCTTACTTCTGTCATGCCACAGCTTGAATTCAAACTTAag AGCAATGATGGCGAGGAGCGTCTCGCTGTTGTACGGTTGCTAGCGAAGTTGTTTGGGGCCAAAGACTCAGAGCTTGCCTCTCAGAACAGACCACTGTGGCAGTGCTTCTTAGGACG CTTCAACGACATCCACGTTCCAGTGAGGCTAGAGTGTGTGAAGTTTGCCAGCCACTGCCTCATGAACCACCCAGACCTGGCCAGAGACCTGACAG AGTACTTAAAGGTGCGTTCCCATGACCCAGAGGAAGCCATCCGTCATGATGTCATTGTCACTATCATCAATGCTGGAAAGAAAGACCTCAACTTGGTCAATGACCAGCTGTTGGGCTTCGTACGTGAAAGGACTTTGGACAAGAGG TGGCGTGTGCGTAAGGAGGCCATGATGGGCCTGGCTCAGCTTTTTAAGAAATATTGTCTTCACCATGAGGCCGGGAAGGAGTCTGCCCAGAAGATCAGCTGGATCAAAGACAAGCTGCTGCACATATATTATCAGAACAGCATTGATGACAA ATTATTAGTAGAGAAGATCTTTGCCCAGTACATGGTCCCTCACAGTCttgacacagaggagaagatgaagtgTCTCTACTACCTGTATGCCTGCCTGGACACAAATGCTGTCAA ggctCTGAATGAGATGTGGAAGTGTCAGAATATGCTCAGAGGCCTTGTCAAAGAGCTGCTTGACCTTCACAAGCTGCCTGTg TCTGAAGCTAATAACACATCCATGTTTGGGAAGCTGATGAGTATTGCTA AGAACCTGCCAGATGCAGGAAAGGCCCAGGACTTCATGAAGAGGTTCAACCAGGTTCTTGGTGAGGACGAGAAGCTCCGAGTCCAGCTGGAGATGCTCATCAGCCCGACCTGCTCCTGCAAACAGGCTGAGATCTGTGTG AGGGAGATCACTCGGAAGCTGACGTTCCCCAAACAGCCCACCAACCCCTTCCTGGAGATGGTCAAGTTCCTGTTGGAGCGCATCGCTCCTGTCCACATTGACTCTGAGGCAATCAg TGCTCTGGTGAAGCTGCTTAATAAATCCATTGAAGGCACAGCtgacgatgatgaggagggCGTTACCCCTGACACAGCCATCCGCTCGGGCCTGGAGCTACTGAAG GTCCTATCATTTACCCACCCCACAGCGTTCCACTCAGCAGAGACCTACGAGTCTCTGCTCCAGTGTTTGAAGATGGAGGATGACAAGGTGGCAGAGGCGGCGATACAGATTTTCAGAAACACTGGGCAAAAGATTGAGACAGAGTTACAACAGATCAAATC GACGCTGATTCCCGTCCTGCACCAGAAGGCTAAGCGGGGCACACCTCATCAGGCCAAGCAGGCAGTCCACTGTATCCATGCCATCTTCAACAACAAGGAAGTGCAGCTGGCACAGATTTTTGAG CCTCTGTCACGTAGTTTGAACGCAGACGTCCCAGAACAGCTCATCACCCCCCTTGTGTCATTGGGCCACATCTCCATGCTGGCCCCGGATCAGTTTGCTTCACCAATGAAGTCCATCGTGGCGAACTTCATCGTGAAGGACTTGCTCATGAATGACAGA TCGGTGGGAAACAAGAATGGCAAACTTTGGACCACTGATGAGGAAGTCTCACCTGAAGTTCTAGCAAAG GTGCAAGCCATCAAGCTGCTGGTGCGTTGGTTATTAGGAATGAAGAACAACCAATCCAAGTCGGCAAACTCCACCCTGCGCCTGCTGTCAGCCATGTTGGTCAGCGAGGGAGACCTCACGGAGCAGAAGAAGATCAG TAAATCAGACATGTCTCGCCTGAGGCTGGCCGCAGGTGGAGCCATTATGAAGTTGGCCCAGGAGCCTTGTTACCACGACATCATCACACCTGAACAATTTCAGCTCTGCGGCCTTGTTATCAAT GACGAGTGCTACCAGGTTCGTCAGATCTTTGCTCAGAAGTTGCACCTGGCTCTTGTCAAACTGCTACTGCCCCTTGAGTACTTGGCTGTCTTTGCCCTGTGTGCCAAGGACCCGGTAAAAGAGCGGCGTGCCCACGCCCGACAGTGCCTCCTCAAAAACATCTCCGTCCGCAGAGAGTTCATCAAACAAAACCCGCTCGCTCAGG AAAAACTTGTCTCCCTCCTTCCCGAGTATGTCGTTCCCTATATGATCCACCTGCTGGCCCATGACCCAGACTTCACAAAACCACTTGAATATGAACAGCTCAAAGACATCAAAGA ATGCCTGTGGTTCATGCTGGAAGTGCTGATGACCAAGAATGAGAACAACAGTCATGCCTTTCTTCGGAAGATGGTGGAGAACATCAAACAGACCAAGGATGCACAGTGTCCTGAAGATACAAAGGCCaatgag AAGCTGTATATTGTCTGTGATGTTGCTCTCTTTGTCATCGCCAACAAGAGCACTGCATGTCACCTGGACTCTCCCAAAGACCCCGTCTTACCTTCCAAGTTCTTCCTCGTACAAGACAAG GAGTTCAAAAACGATAAAGAGTACCTGTTGGCAGAGATGAGACAAATGCTGCTCACTGGGAAG CCCAAAGCTGCTCCGGTGTTGGGAGCTGTGAACAAACCTCTGACGGTACCAGGGAGACGGATCTTTACCAAGACCACGCCGGCCACGGACACGGCCAGTAATACCAGCAACTCATCTCCGCTGAGCTCCTCAACCATCAACAAGAACAG CAACGCTGCTGTCGAGTCATCAGAGAGCCGAGTACAGGAAAACAATGAGAACCCGATGATCAAAAATGACGAGGGAAAGAAG GACGAGCCGAGTCAAAATGTGACCCCTGACGCCGTGACGGAAGCGTCGCCCGTCAAACGACGTGGCCGCCCGCCTAAAACAGCCGCCACTGCTGTAGCggctgaaaaaaaggaaacggcaGCACCGACAGGCGGCGGAGCTGgtagaggcaggaagagagcaGCTGATGCCAACTCCAACCCAGAGTCGGTCAACATCAAGGTGtcaaaacagcagcaacagaacgATGAAGGGACAAAGAGACAGATCGACTTACAGAg CAGGTGGCCATTCGTGACcaaggagagagataaagagagaaagagagagccgGCAGAGGACACAGGGAGAGCTGTAGGGACagtcgtcctcctcctgggcAGCGAGGGGGACACTGAGATAGAGCTGGAGTCCAGCTCAGAGGGTAGGGAGGACATAGAGAGATACCCCGTCACACAGGGACAAACCAGCTGTGCTGCCAGGTCCAACACACACAGCCAGGGAGAGACCAAGATCACAAAGAGGGGAACTGCTTCTGAAAGGCAGGGAGAGCCCAACAGTGAAGAGACAGGCGGACCGGCA GTAAAGAGAAAAGTGGTGAAGAGGAAATCAAGACTGTAG